The following proteins are encoded in a genomic region of [Eubacterium] hominis:
- a CDS encoding UDP-N-acetylmuramoyl-L-alanyl-D-glutamate--2,6-diaminopimelate ligase: protein MKLSQMFDNAPDIEIGGLCIDSRKVKKNDMYFCMEGMVHDGHEFIDEVIDKGAVCIVHTKPVENTRKGVAYIKVENVNNTLNILASKFYGYPSRKLKVFGVTGTNGKSTITSIIKDVYSHFEPCGYIGTISISYGDVVLPPSLTTPDAILIHKTLKDMLDAKMKAVALEVSSHGLELGRVQSVDFDVAIFSNLTYDHLDFHGTIENYFEAKKKLFTNLKPDGVAVLNMDDAYFERLKEACSARVVTYGIEKDADYRGSEIQIGTDGSSFILYHDGKEYPVRTNLVAMYNISNLLAAIAAMAESGIPLEEILPYVNSLTQVDGRMERIDEGQLFNVIVDFAHTPDGLEKVFEYAKSITEEGHAIISVFGSAGKRDTKKRKVFGEIADRYCESIILTEDDPRDEDPRDIANEIKSGIEHTNNIFIEDRYAAIRQAIESANVGDTVLILGKGDEVFMYREFGREPWMGDNHVARHCIRKYCLGLEDDEEKL, encoded by the coding sequence ATGAAACTGTCACAGATGTTTGATAATGCGCCGGATATAGAAATTGGCGGATTATGTATTGATTCAAGAAAAGTCAAAAAAAATGATATGTATTTTTGTATGGAAGGCATGGTACATGATGGGCATGAATTTATTGATGAAGTCATTGATAAAGGTGCTGTATGTATTGTTCATACCAAACCTGTTGAAAATACACGAAAAGGCGTTGCGTACATCAAGGTAGAAAATGTAAACAACACGCTGAATATCCTTGCCAGTAAGTTTTATGGCTATCCAAGTCGGAAACTGAAAGTATTTGGTGTAACTGGCACAAACGGAAAAAGTACGATTACAAGCATCATAAAGGATGTATACAGTCATTTTGAACCATGTGGCTATATCGGTACGATTTCCATCAGTTATGGAGATGTGGTTTTGCCACCTAGTTTAACGACACCAGATGCGATTTTGATACATAAGACATTAAAAGATATGCTGGATGCGAAGATGAAGGCAGTGGCTTTGGAAGTCAGCTCTCATGGATTAGAACTTGGACGTGTACAAAGTGTTGATTTTGATGTTGCGATATTTTCCAATCTGACATATGATCATTTGGATTTTCATGGAACGATTGAAAATTATTTTGAAGCGAAAAAGAAATTGTTTACCAATTTAAAACCGGATGGCGTTGCTGTATTGAATATGGATGATGCATACTTTGAACGTTTAAAAGAAGCGTGCAGTGCACGTGTTGTGACATATGGTATTGAAAAAGACGCAGACTATCGTGGCAGTGAGATTCAGATTGGAACGGATGGTTCCAGTTTTATCCTGTATCATGATGGAAAAGAATACCCAGTAAGAACCAATCTGGTGGCAATGTATAACATTTCCAATTTGTTGGCAGCGATTGCGGCTATGGCAGAAAGTGGTATCCCATTAGAAGAAATTTTACCATACGTCAATTCTTTGACACAGGTAGATGGAAGAATGGAACGAATCGATGAAGGACAGTTGTTTAATGTCATCGTAGATTTCGCACATACCCCGGATGGTTTGGAAAAGGTATTTGAATATGCGAAGAGTATCACGGAAGAGGGCCATGCGATTATTTCTGTATTTGGTTCTGCAGGAAAACGTGATACCAAGAAACGTAAGGTGTTTGGAGAGATTGCGGATCGTTATTGTGAAAGTATTATTTTAACTGAGGATGATCCACGTGATGAAGATCCAAGAGATATCGCCAATGAAATCAAAAGCGGTATTGAACACACCAATAACATTTTTATTGAAGATCGCTATGCAGCAATTCGTCAGGCTATTGAAAGTGCCAATGTTGGCGATACGGTACTGATTCTTGGAAAAGGGGATGAGGTATTTATGTATCGTGAATTTGGCAGAGAGCCATGGATGGGTGATAACCATGTCGCTCGCCACTGTATTAGAAAATACTGTTTGGGACTTGAAGATGACGAAGAAAAGCTGTAA
- a CDS encoding 30S ribosomal protein S21 has product MPKVVLKENEVLDDALRRFKRQVSRNGTLAEARKREFYVKPGVRRKLKSEAARKARRGK; this is encoded by the coding sequence ATGCCGAAAGTAGTATTAAAAGAAAACGAAGTTCTTGATGATGCTTTACGTAGATTCAAACGCCAAGTGTCAAGAAATGGAACCCTTGCTGAAGCTCGCAAAAGAGAGTTTTATGTAAAACCAGGCGTACGCCGTAAATTGAAATCAGAAGCTGCACGTAAAGCACGTCGCGGTAAATAA
- a CDS encoding ABC transporter substrate-binding protein/permease, whose protein sequence is MKQIKKLLTILSVLAIICVNMPIIHAEDDNTQKGEGDLLQQILDRGELIVGTSPDFPPMEFIDTTKTGQDQYVGCDIELAKYIADSLGVKLTIKAMDFDAVLASVTTKQIDLAITGITKTPAREDSMEMSDSYFDEEGESGWQGILIKEDKKDVYTSLDTLKGKKIAVQAGSLQDLYVSEQLPDAKKQYITQLNDAIELLNNGTVDAVATAYGTGQDFVKQKSGLYIGEELLFTLNKDYTGNRIGIPKGETALLYRVNDIIKDVKDKHLYEEWYQTALNYDKQKIEGNYLQRVAQIFSIYWPKFLTGLAATLGLALITVIGGTLLGTILALVKLSKNKFVKFLSSAYVEIIRGTPLLLQLWLFVTIFAMFGNDQMIVSVITALVINSSAYVAEIIRGGIMSVDKGQWEAAKSLGMSNQHMMVKIIFPQAFKTILPSLGNEFIMMVKETSLASTFYIGELMTANNVVKTATYFSLETLTITAIIYFVATFTLSKLVNYMERRLSVSD, encoded by the coding sequence ATGAAACAAATAAAAAAATTGTTAACGATTCTAAGTGTGCTGGCAATCATTTGTGTAAACATGCCAATCATTCATGCAGAAGACGATAACACACAAAAAGGCGAGGGCGACCTTTTACAACAGATTTTAGACCGTGGCGAATTAATTGTCGGTACATCACCAGACTTTCCACCAATGGAATTTATTGATACAACCAAAACAGGACAGGATCAGTATGTTGGCTGTGACATTGAACTTGCAAAATATATCGCTGATTCTTTAGGCGTTAAGCTGACAATCAAAGCAATGGACTTTGATGCAGTACTTGCCAGTGTAACAACCAAACAGATTGACCTTGCAATCACTGGTATTACAAAAACACCTGCCCGTGAAGATTCTATGGAAATGAGTGATTCTTACTTTGATGAAGAAGGCGAATCCGGCTGGCAGGGTATCCTGATCAAAGAAGATAAAAAAGATGTATACACTTCTTTGGATACATTAAAAGGCAAAAAAATCGCAGTACAGGCAGGCAGCCTGCAGGACTTATATGTCAGTGAACAATTGCCTGATGCAAAGAAACAGTATATCACACAGTTAAATGATGCGATTGAATTATTAAACAACGGTACCGTTGATGCAGTCGCAACAGCTTATGGAACTGGCCAGGACTTTGTAAAACAAAAAAGCGGCTTGTATATTGGAGAAGAACTGTTATTCACATTAAACAAAGATTATACAGGTAATCGTATCGGTATTCCAAAAGGTGAAACAGCATTGTTGTATCGTGTGAATGATATCATCAAAGATGTCAAAGACAAACACCTTTATGAAGAATGGTATCAGACAGCTTTAAATTATGACAAACAGAAAATCGAAGGAAACTATTTACAACGTGTGGCACAGATCTTCAGCATTTACTGGCCAAAATTCTTGACAGGCCTTGCTGCTACATTAGGTCTTGCCCTTATCACTGTCATTGGAGGTACACTGCTTGGAACGATCCTTGCACTTGTAAAATTATCTAAGAATAAATTTGTGAAGTTTCTATCCAGTGCATATGTAGAAATCATTCGTGGTACTCCATTATTACTACAGTTATGGCTGTTTGTAACGATATTTGCGATGTTTGGAAACGATCAGATGATCGTCAGTGTCATTACCGCACTTGTAATCAATTCCAGTGCATATGTCGCAGAAATCATTCGTGGTGGTATCATGTCTGTGGATAAAGGACAATGGGAAGCTGCGAAGAGTCTTGGTATGAGCAATCAGCATATGATGGTGAAAATCATTTTCCCACAAGCATTTAAGACAATTCTTCCATCTCTTGGTAACGAATTTATCATGATGGTAAAGGAAACATCTCTTGCATCTACTTTCTATATCGGAGAATTGATGACTGCCAACAATGTTGTAAAAACCGCAACATATTTCTCACTTGAAACATTAACGATTACTGCCATAATTTATTTCGTGGCTACATTTACTTTAAGCAAACTGGTAAATTATATGGAAAGGAGGCTGAGTGTCAGTGACTAG
- a CDS encoding amino acid ABC transporter ATP-binding protein: protein MIKVENLTKSFGDLEVLKGINEEIHEGEVVSIIGPSGSGKSTFLRCLNLLEVPTDGKVIFEGVNIADKSVNIDTHRQKIGMVFQHFNVFPHLTVLENITITPTLELKMPKEEAEKLGCELLAKVGLLDKKDEYPRKLSGGQKQRLAIVRALAMHPDVILFDEPTSALDPEMVKDVLDVIKGLADQGMTIVIVTHEMAFAKQISDRVLFMDGGYIQEQGTPDQIFNHPQNQRTIEFLSKVL from the coding sequence TTGATCAAAGTTGAAAATCTAACAAAAAGTTTTGGTGACCTGGAAGTATTAAAAGGCATCAATGAAGAAATACATGAAGGGGAAGTTGTAAGTATCATCGGACCTAGTGGTTCAGGAAAAAGTACATTCCTTCGTTGTTTAAATCTATTAGAAGTGCCAACTGATGGTAAAGTGATTTTTGAAGGTGTCAATATCGCAGATAAAAGTGTGAATATTGATACACACCGTCAAAAAATCGGTATGGTATTCCAGCACTTCAATGTATTCCCACATTTGACTGTATTAGAAAATATTACCATTACCCCGACTCTAGAATTAAAAATGCCAAAAGAAGAAGCTGAAAAGCTAGGCTGTGAATTACTTGCGAAAGTCGGCCTGCTTGATAAAAAGGATGAATATCCAAGAAAACTATCTGGTGGACAAAAACAGCGTTTGGCAATCGTACGTGCCCTTGCCATGCATCCGGATGTCATTTTATTTGATGAGCCTACCAGCGCATTAGACCCAGAAATGGTAAAAGATGTACTGGATGTTATCAAAGGTTTGGCAGATCAGGGAATGACGATTGTAATCGTTACTCATGAAATGGCATTTGCGAAACAGATCAGTGATCGTGTGTTGTTTATGGATGGTGGTTATATCCAGGAACAGGGAACACCTGATCAGATCTTCAATCATCCACAGAATCAAAGAACGATTGAATTCTTAAGTAAAGTATTATAA
- a CDS encoding sporulation protein YqfD, which produces MKNKKSIGLDQWKLYGSLLHVLQIASRFHIAMYDAQEYKGYVIVYVPVYERHIIFAHFENCEHLCTTGMLGYLFRSLKKPARVAGIICAVILWYGLSHMVYAIDIKGEDDESRALIQKTLKDMQIVVPFYEKDTAQLKTDLKKKLENKIAWLEIEKKGSRYQISYTPKEFAIIEQLKHEELIARCDGVIQRFDVLHGNKLHKVNEFVHKGDVLVSNVIDTSSNSKEELFVKGRVFAYTWKDVHVQMKDDKMPKAFQYYMLLFQARDKISEQMKKDDSLYKENILQFSKEAGKINMVVHYTLIQDITTP; this is translated from the coding sequence ATGAAAAATAAGAAATCAATCGGACTGGATCAATGGAAACTATATGGTTCACTTTTACATGTCTTACAAATTGCCTCCCGTTTTCATATTGCGATGTACGATGCACAAGAATATAAAGGCTATGTCATTGTCTATGTGCCGGTATATGAGCGCCATATCATCTTTGCACATTTTGAAAACTGTGAACATCTATGTACCACAGGAATGTTAGGCTATCTGTTTCGTTCTTTGAAAAAGCCAGCCAGGGTGGCAGGAATCATATGTGCTGTTATTTTATGGTATGGATTATCTCATATGGTATATGCAATCGATATCAAAGGCGAAGATGATGAAAGCCGGGCGCTGATTCAAAAAACATTGAAAGATATGCAGATTGTGGTCCCTTTTTATGAAAAAGATACAGCACAGTTAAAAACGGATCTAAAGAAAAAACTGGAAAATAAAATTGCATGGCTGGAAATTGAGAAAAAAGGCAGTCGCTATCAAATCTCGTATACACCAAAAGAATTCGCCATCATTGAACAGCTGAAGCATGAAGAACTTATCGCCCGATGTGATGGTGTGATACAGCGTTTTGATGTCTTGCATGGCAACAAGCTCCATAAGGTCAATGAATTCGTGCATAAAGGCGATGTCCTTGTTTCTAATGTGATTGATACATCTAGCAACAGTAAAGAAGAACTGTTTGTAAAGGGTAGAGTATTTGCTTATACATGGAAAGATGTACATGTCCAAATGAAGGATGATAAAATGCCCAAGGCATTTCAGTATTATATGCTGTTATTTCAGGCAAGAGATAAAATCAGCGAACAAATGAAGAAAGATGATTCACTCTATAAGGAAAATATTTTGCAATTCTCCAAAGAAGCGGGTAAAATAAACATGGTAGTACATTACACACTGATTCAGGATATTACCACGCCTTGA
- a CDS encoding PhoH family protein yields MDRKYTIEVSDKDMNQIVKLCGPNDKHLDVIREAFTCQLTLRDNQFVILCEQEDTINKIKEVLQALFDMMDQHIDLSERDVDYCCRLAKLGKIKEIGNTYQQPVGKTINGKMIYPKTIGQRQLLQAMRHAEIVFATGVAGTGKTYLAVVYAANLLKKGEIKKIILTRPAVEAGENLGFLPGDLKEKVDPYLRPLYDALYDTLGNEQVEKLLEKEVIEIAPLAYMRGRTLDNAFIILDEAQNTTRAQMKMFLTRMGFHSRIVITGDVTQIDLIKKRDSGLLNAKQLLYGIEGISFVELTSLDVVRHPLVQKIIERYEKEEEGYGEDFINRR; encoded by the coding sequence ATGGACAGAAAATATACAATAGAAGTAAGCGATAAAGATATGAACCAGATCGTAAAGTTATGTGGACCAAATGATAAACATTTAGATGTAATTCGTGAAGCATTCACATGCCAATTGACTTTACGCGATAACCAATTTGTGATCCTTTGTGAACAAGAGGATACCATAAACAAAATCAAAGAAGTTCTACAGGCATTGTTTGACATGATGGATCAACATATCGATCTTAGTGAACGAGATGTGGATTACTGTTGCCGTTTGGCAAAGCTTGGCAAAATCAAAGAAATCGGCAATACGTATCAACAGCCGGTAGGAAAAACCATCAATGGAAAAATGATTTATCCTAAAACGATTGGTCAGCGCCAGCTGCTTCAGGCAATGCGTCATGCGGAAATCGTATTTGCCACAGGAGTTGCTGGTACGGGGAAAACCTATCTGGCTGTTGTCTATGCAGCCAATCTTTTGAAAAAAGGAGAAATCAAAAAAATCATACTAACCAGACCAGCCGTAGAAGCCGGGGAAAATCTAGGCTTTTTACCGGGTGATTTAAAAGAAAAAGTAGATCCATACTTACGTCCATTATATGATGCATTATATGATACCTTAGGCAATGAACAGGTAGAAAAGCTTCTAGAAAAAGAAGTGATTGAAATTGCACCATTAGCGTATATGCGTGGAAGAACATTAGATAATGCATTCATTATTCTGGATGAAGCACAGAATACCACCAGAGCGCAGATGAAAATGTTTTTGACCCGTATGGGATTTCATTCCCGTATTGTGATTACCGGAGATGTAACACAGATCGATTTGATCAAAAAACGTGACAGTGGACTGTTAAACGCAAAACAGCTGTTATATGGTATTGAGGGTATCTCCTTTGTGGAACTTACAAGTCTTGATGTTGTACGTCATCCACTTGTTCAAAAGATCATTGAACGTTATGAGAAGGAGGAAGAAGGGTATGGCGAAGATTTTATTAATCGAAGATGA
- a CDS encoding response regulator transcription factor gives MAKILLIEDEENIRKIIAYDLIKSGYDITECGDGKEAIEQVMKEDFDVLIIDWMLPHYSGIDIVKKLRSEGKDSIMIMLTARDDESDILYAFEQGVDDYVTKPFSPRELLARVNAHLKRQQKKQDEKHCIGDLIMDMKRREAFIKDEQMTLTKKEFDLLEYFVQNKNIVLSRDSILNDIWGFDYDGDTRIVDVHVFKLRNKLNGSSVHIKSSRGVGYLLEEKHEAE, from the coding sequence ATGGCGAAGATTTTATTAATCGAAGATGAAGAAAACATCCGTAAGATCATAGCTTATGATTTAATAAAAAGCGGATATGATATCACCGAATGTGGGGATGGAAAAGAAGCCATCGAGCAAGTCATGAAGGAAGATTTTGATGTATTGATCATTGACTGGATGTTGCCACATTACAGTGGCATTGATATTGTTAAGAAATTACGCAGTGAAGGAAAAGACAGTATCATGATCATGCTGACAGCAAGAGATGATGAGTCAGATATTCTGTATGCCTTTGAACAAGGTGTAGATGATTATGTAACAAAGCCATTTTCACCAAGGGAACTGCTTGCACGTGTCAATGCACATTTAAAACGCCAGCAGAAGAAACAGGATGAAAAACATTGTATTGGTGATCTGATCATGGATATGAAGCGCAGGGAAGCTTTCATCAAAGATGAACAAATGACATTGACTAAGAAAGAATTTGATCTGCTGGAGTATTTTGTACAAAACAAAAATATCGTATTGTCCCGTGACAGCATCTTAAATGACATCTGGGGCTTTGATTATGATGGTGACACCAGAATTGTGGATGTACATGTTTTCAAGCTGAGAAACAAATTAAACGGCTCTAGCGTACATATCAAATCATCTAGAGGTGTAGGCTATCTGCTAGAGGAAAAACATGAAGCAGAATAA
- a CDS encoding sensor histidine kinase, translating to MKQNKFIVMFYFLLISALVEYFLDFDVYVMIILMSIGFGFLWLYLENTQKAMQIKENLELQEEIKSTAKDAHLKNKQLLAIVGSIPFPMLLMDQFGNIVMHNNLSEISLDMPFQDDMSYLNNNFVRPISEFIKDAFILEKPLDKIMKVNGVEYQGLSVPVTAKKKYSGCLILFQDISKTLEGEKIQKRFIADASHELKTPIAVIKGMVEILNRDDFDDEPTRIEFMKQIEVEINRLDVLVKDLLQLSRLSMSNPILERRKINICEIIQKCIHSLEKQAEKKGLSIICDFHSQDEVYADPGKMQQVIVNLLSNAIKYSDSGTITLRTKNESPYYIIEVEDQGAGLNEYQLSHIFERFYRVDDDRSRKSGGSGLGLPIVKGIIDAHGGKLEVHSTPGKGTTFSIKLKN from the coding sequence ATGAAGCAGAATAAATTCATTGTGATGTTCTACTTTCTGCTTATATCCGCATTAGTAGAATATTTCCTTGATTTTGATGTATATGTCATGATCATTTTGATGAGTATTGGCTTTGGTTTTTTATGGCTGTATCTGGAAAACACGCAGAAAGCCATGCAGATCAAAGAAAATCTAGAGCTGCAGGAAGAAATCAAATCAACTGCCAAAGATGCTCATTTAAAAAATAAACAGCTGCTGGCAATCGTTGGCAGTATCCCATTTCCTATGTTGTTAATGGATCAGTTTGGAAATATCGTTATGCATAACAACTTATCTGAGATATCCTTAGATATGCCTTTTCAGGACGATATGAGCTATTTAAACAATAATTTCGTTAGACCCATATCTGAATTTATTAAAGACGCTTTCATCCTGGAAAAGCCCTTAGATAAGATTATGAAGGTAAATGGTGTAGAATATCAGGGACTTAGTGTTCCTGTTACCGCAAAAAAGAAATACAGCGGCTGTTTGATACTGTTTCAAGATATCTCCAAAACTCTGGAAGGTGAAAAAATCCAGAAGCGTTTTATTGCGGATGCATCCCATGAATTAAAAACACCAATTGCAGTCATCAAGGGGATGGTAGAAATCCTAAACCGTGATGATTTTGACGATGAACCCACACGAATTGAATTCATGAAACAAATCGAAGTAGAAATCAATCGATTAGATGTCCTTGTTAAAGATCTGCTTCAGCTTTCACGATTATCCATGTCAAATCCAATATTGGAACGCAGAAAAATCAATATATGTGAGATAATTCAAAAATGCATCCATTCCTTAGAAAAACAAGCTGAAAAAAAAGGCTTGTCCATCATTTGTGATTTTCATAGTCAGGATGAAGTATACGCTGATCCAGGCAAAATGCAGCAGGTCATTGTCAACCTGTTAAGCAATGCCATTAAATACAGTGATTCAGGAACCATTACCTTAAGGACAAAGAATGAATCGCCTTATTATATTATTGAGGTAGAAGATCAAGGCGCTGGTTTAAATGAATATCAGCTTTCTCATATTTTTGAACGCTTTTACCGTGTTGATGATGATCGAAGCAGAAAAAGTGGGGGAAGTGGCTTAGGACTTCCAATTGTTAAAGGTATCATTGATGCACATGGAGGCAAGTTAGAGGTACATAGCACCCCAGGCAAGGGAACAACTTTCTCTATAAAATTAAAGAATTAA
- a CDS encoding substrate-binding domain-containing protein produces MKKLFVSLLAVALLAGCASNGETGKVSGKIVVYTRDSSSGTREAFEKGIGFEKELTKDATEVKSNDDMAAKVGQSVNGIGYTSLSTDFEKNNVKALQYEGVNASSETVLDGSYKLQRPFVYVTRAEGDFGNDDKQQLIKAFLDFISNSQEGMEVVKAAGGEVDITKAKPWEEIAKNYPVLNKDNAKITIRTVGSTSVEKTIKAALEAFSPLAGNVSYTMNQSGSGDAVKYTLGSEKDGANAGDIGFASRAFKEDGSEDISKAMLNGQYCIDAVVAVVNKDNQNITNMTQAQLKDIFTGKTTNWEDIQ; encoded by the coding sequence ATGAAGAAATTATTTGTTAGTTTATTAGCAGTCGCTTTGCTGGCGGGATGTGCAAGCAATGGGGAAACTGGCAAGGTAAGTGGAAAAATCGTGGTATATACACGTGATTCATCTAGTGGAACAAGAGAGGCATTTGAAAAAGGAATCGGCTTTGAAAAGGAACTTACAAAAGATGCTACGGAAGTAAAAAGCAATGATGATATGGCAGCCAAAGTAGGGCAGAGTGTGAATGGAATCGGCTATACTTCTTTATCTACTGATTTTGAAAAAAACAATGTCAAAGCCTTACAGTATGAAGGTGTAAATGCGTCAAGTGAAACGGTATTAGATGGATCTTATAAACTACAACGTCCATTTGTATATGTCACAAGAGCAGAAGGGGACTTTGGAAATGATGATAAGCAGCAGCTGATCAAAGCTTTCTTGGATTTTATTTCTAATTCACAAGAAGGCATGGAAGTGGTAAAAGCAGCTGGTGGTGAAGTGGATATCACAAAAGCAAAACCATGGGAAGAAATAGCAAAGAATTATCCGGTATTGAATAAGGATAATGCGAAAATTACAATTCGTACAGTAGGTTCTACTTCTGTAGAAAAAACCATTAAAGCAGCGTTAGAAGCATTCTCTCCACTTGCTGGAAATGTATCGTATACCATGAATCAAAGTGGTAGTGGGGATGCTGTAAAGTATACACTGGGTAGTGAAAAAGATGGCGCAAATGCTGGGGATATTGGATTTGCCAGTCGAGCATTTAAGGAAGATGGCAGTGAAGATATTTCAAAAGCAATGCTAAATGGACAATATTGCATCGATGCAGTTGTGGCAGTGGTAAATAAAGATAACCAGAATATTACCAATATGACGCAGGCACAGTTAAAGGACATTTTCACAGGTAAAACGACAAACTGGGAAGATATTCAATAA
- the pstC gene encoding phosphate ABC transporter permease subunit PstC — MKSYVRSFISTEKNAKKLKKDQHMRLMFMLAALISSSAIAIIIIFISIKGILPFLPDYTYGQVDLVGFLTGTLWRKDQGIYGVGFIIINTLVSAFGALLLSFPLSVLTALFIAKIAPKKIAEIMTTVIELLASIPSVVYGVFASGTITVLVSGLAQKFHYITAGGSSLLAVILLLAIMIFPTITSLSITAIRSVGKEIEEGSLALGATKTQTNFKVILTSAKSGIFAGAILGIGRAFGEATAVAMVAGNKMFGPTLNLFDTTRTLTTTMLAGLNETTGLDYDIRFSTGLVLMAVILLSNLLLNYVKKKVGKVQ, encoded by the coding sequence ATGAAATCGTATGTTAGAAGTTTTATCAGTACAGAGAAAAACGCAAAAAAGCTGAAGAAAGATCAGCATATGCGTTTGATGTTTATGCTGGCAGCACTTATTTCCTCAAGTGCAATAGCCATCATTATTATTTTTATTAGTATAAAAGGTATTCTTCCATTCCTTCCTGATTACACATATGGACAGGTAGATCTTGTTGGGTTTTTAACAGGTACATTATGGCGAAAGGATCAGGGTATTTATGGGGTAGGATTTATCATCATCAATACACTGGTGTCTGCATTTGGTGCATTATTGTTGTCATTTCCTTTATCCGTTTTGACAGCTTTGTTTATCGCAAAGATCGCACCTAAAAAAATAGCGGAAATCATGACAACGGTCATTGAATTATTAGCTTCCATTCCATCGGTAGTATATGGGGTATTTGCTTCTGGTACGATTACTGTATTGGTATCAGGTCTGGCACAAAAGTTTCATTATATTACAGCTGGAGGTAGTTCTTTACTGGCTGTTATCCTGTTGCTTGCCATTATGATTTTCCCAACGATTACATCTTTATCTATTACAGCAATACGCTCTGTTGGAAAAGAGATTGAAGAAGGCAGTCTGGCATTAGGTGCAACAAAAACACAAACCAATTTTAAAGTAATTCTAACCAGTGCAAAATCAGGGATCTTTGCTGGTGCGATATTAGGTATTGGGCGGGCATTTGGAGAAGCTACTGCTGTAGCAATGGTTGCGGGCAATAAAATGTTTGGACCAACGCTGAATCTGTTTGATACCACACGTACCCTGACAACCACGATGTTAGCTGGATTAAATGAAACAACTGGATTGGATTATGATATTCGTTTTTCAACTGGTCTTGTATTAATGGCAGTCATATTATTAAGCAATTTATTATTGAATTATGTCAAAAAGAAAGTAGGGAAGGTGCAATGA